From a region of the Blastopirellula marina genome:
- a CDS encoding NAD(+)/NADH kinase, with amino-acid sequence MTTVDPASPKKPPWTGKKKPRVMLLGAGNRPHVEEEAERLSHLLPQFAEVVHTDLEWEADLSAIEADFAIVLGGDGSILGAARSMGYKQIPIVGVNMGKLGFLAAFTPDHVVDQLAALCAGECQIIEHMMLRCRVLKDDEVIAERIGLNEMALLGGPPFQIRTIDLYVDTQLATSYSCDGLIISTPVGSTAHNLSAGGPILRADLRAFVVSPISPHTLTMRSVVDTGDRCFEMHLRGSDRTMSVVVDGRVLSPITSDHRVRVDQAQPRFKLVATHDYNYYRTLREKLGWGGQIDHGR; translated from the coding sequence ATGACCACCGTCGATCCCGCTTCCCCGAAGAAACCTCCCTGGACTGGGAAAAAGAAGCCGCGTGTCATGCTGCTGGGTGCGGGCAATCGTCCGCACGTCGAAGAGGAAGCCGAACGCCTCTCTCACTTGCTGCCGCAGTTTGCCGAAGTCGTGCACACCGATCTCGAGTGGGAAGCGGATCTTTCCGCAATTGAAGCCGACTTTGCGATTGTGCTCGGTGGCGATGGTTCCATCCTCGGGGCTGCCCGCAGCATGGGATATAAGCAGATTCCCATTGTTGGCGTGAATATGGGTAAGCTCGGGTTTCTGGCAGCTTTTACGCCGGACCACGTGGTCGATCAGCTGGCCGCGCTGTGTGCCGGTGAATGTCAGATTATCGAGCATATGATGCTGCGGTGCCGTGTTTTGAAGGACGATGAGGTCATTGCCGAGCGAATTGGCCTGAACGAAATGGCACTTCTCGGCGGTCCTCCCTTCCAAATCCGCACGATTGATCTTTACGTCGATACGCAATTAGCGACATCATATAGCTGCGATGGCTTAATCATCAGCACTCCGGTTGGGTCGACGGCCCACAACCTGTCGGCAGGAGGTCCTATTTTGCGGGCCGATCTGCGGGCATTCGTCGTCAGTCCGATCAGCCCTCACACGTTGACCATGCGGAGCGTGGTCGACACCGGTGATCGATGTTTCGAGATGCACTTGCGCGGATCGGACCGAACGATGTCGGTAGTGGTCGACGGCCGAGTGCTTAGTCCGATCACCAGCGATCACCGCGTTCGCGTCGATCAGGCCCAGCCACGATTCAAGCTCGTCGCGACCCACGACTACAACTATTACCGCACGCTTCGCGAAAAGCTGGGCTGGGGCGGTCAAATCGATCACGGTAGATGA
- the dxs gene encoding 1-deoxy-D-xylulose-5-phosphate synthase, whose product MAELLPTIKSPEDLKGFNAAQLDQLAAEIREVLCNLVATRTAHFASNLGVVELCIALHRTFDFTQDRLIWDTGHQVYPHKLVTGRYDQFNTMRTKGGLMGYPNPHESEYDLFMTGHAGASVSTVMGLASGDFLNGNADRHSVAVIGDGAFPSGMVFEALNNAKVLNGNLLIILNDNKMSICPRVGGVADYFDRLRMNPFYTGFKNEVVKALNMVPVFGDPTERFLAQLKEGVKAGLHGGMLFEELGINYIGPIDGHNIQLLRKYLEMVKTQKGPTLLHVVTEKGHGYDPAAEDPVYYHTPPVLRKSEDSCEAPESSGGSKAYTNYARDAIAEVMRKNQSVTVMTAAMCQGTKMEPLRDEFGDRFFDTGICESHTVAFAAGQAKAGLRPIVNIYSTFLQRSFDQVFQEVALQDLPVVFTMDRAGITAADGPTHHGMYDIGYMRLFPNMVVMAPGDADELTEMINFAVSIDHPSAIRYPKTNAENISRDRQPIEMGKAEVLKQGSDGAIICYGAQLPEAKKAVELLAKDGINVTLVNARFAKPIDSETILPILKEAPFVVTVEEGALMTGFGSALLEAANEAGVDASHVKRLGIPDIFVQHGDRAEILAELHLDSLGMAKVCRELAAAHDQISSQH is encoded by the coding sequence ATGGCGGAACTACTCCCCACGATAAAATCGCCAGAGGACCTGAAAGGGTTCAATGCCGCACAGTTGGATCAGTTAGCGGCGGAGATCCGCGAAGTCCTCTGCAATCTGGTTGCAACTCGCACGGCACACTTCGCCTCGAATCTGGGCGTGGTCGAGCTTTGCATTGCCCTGCATCGGACGTTTGATTTCACCCAAGATCGCTTGATCTGGGACACCGGACACCAAGTCTATCCGCACAAGCTAGTCACTGGACGTTACGACCAGTTCAACACCATGCGAACTAAGGGAGGCCTGATGGGCTATCCCAACCCGCATGAAAGCGAATACGACCTCTTCATGACCGGTCACGCCGGGGCGAGCGTCTCGACGGTAATGGGGCTGGCCAGCGGCGACTTCTTAAACGGCAATGCCGACCGGCACTCGGTGGCCGTGATTGGCGACGGGGCTTTCCCCAGCGGGATGGTCTTTGAAGCGTTGAACAACGCCAAGGTGCTTAACGGTAACCTGCTGATCATCTTGAATGACAACAAGATGTCGATCTGCCCCCGTGTGGGCGGCGTAGCCGACTACTTCGATCGTCTGCGGATGAACCCGTTCTACACAGGCTTTAAAAACGAAGTCGTCAAAGCATTAAACATGGTGCCGGTTTTCGGCGACCCGACCGAACGCTTCCTCGCTCAGCTCAAAGAAGGAGTCAAAGCGGGGTTGCACGGTGGGATGCTCTTCGAAGAACTGGGCATCAACTACATCGGCCCGATCGATGGTCACAATATTCAGCTTCTGCGAAAGTACCTGGAAATGGTCAAGACGCAGAAGGGGCCAACGTTGCTGCACGTGGTAACCGAGAAGGGGCACGGGTACGATCCGGCCGCCGAAGATCCGGTCTACTACCACACCCCGCCAGTGTTGCGTAAGAGCGAAGATAGCTGCGAAGCTCCTGAGAGCAGCGGCGGCTCGAAGGCCTACACCAACTACGCACGCGACGCGATCGCCGAGGTGATGCGGAAGAATCAAAGCGTCACCGTCATGACCGCGGCCATGTGCCAAGGGACGAAGATGGAACCGCTCCGCGATGAGTTTGGCGACCGATTCTTCGATACCGGCATTTGCGAGTCGCACACCGTCGCATTTGCGGCCGGCCAGGCCAAAGCGGGGCTGCGTCCGATCGTCAACATCTACAGCACGTTCCTGCAGCGCAGCTTCGACCAGGTCTTCCAGGAAGTGGCTCTGCAAGACTTGCCGGTCGTCTTCACGATGGACCGGGCCGGTATCACGGCGGCCGACGGACCGACGCATCACGGTATGTACGATATCGGTTACATGCGTCTGTTCCCGAACATGGTGGTCATGGCCCCTGGCGATGCCGACGAATTGACCGAGATGATCAATTTCGCTGTTTCGATCGATCATCCTTCGGCCATTCGTTATCCCAAGACCAACGCTGAAAATATCAGCCGCGATCGCCAGCCGATCGAGATGGGCAAGGCAGAAGTCCTGAAGCAAGGTTCCGACGGCGCGATCATCTGTTACGGGGCGCAGCTTCCCGAAGCGAAGAAAGCCGTGGAACTGCTGGCGAAAGATGGCATCAACGTGACGCTGGTCAATGCTCGCTTTGCTAAACCGATCGATAGCGAAACCATTTTGCCGATTCTCAAAGAGGCCCCATTTGTCGTGACGGTCGAAGAAGGAGCCCTGATGACCGGCTTTGGCAGTGCTCTGCTGGAAGCGGCCAACGAGGCCGGAGTGGACGCCAGTCACGTAAAACGGCTTGGAATTCCCGATATCTTCGTGCAACATGGAGACAGAGCCGAAATCCTGGCAGAGCTGCATCTCGACTCCCTCGGTATGGCCAAGGTATGCCGAGAACTCGCGGCCGCTCACGATCAAATTTCCTCGCAGCATTAA
- a CDS encoding polyprenyl synthetase family protein produces the protein MAEVSTETFREVSQRLRPEIDAALNRLTEFDQDCPERLREAIRYSLLAPGKRLRPVLALLAAEACGSDLQRAIAPACAVEMIHAYSLIHDDLPAMDDDDLRRGRPTCHRQFDEATAILAGDALLTRAFEVLATEIVDAEQSRRCLRELTYAAGASQLVGGQVDDLRFEKLDGTADDLAAIHRRKTGAMITISLRLGGIVAGADETLLTLLTKYGDCLGLAFQITDDLLDVQGDEKSMGKRVGKDADKGKMTFPGVWGIEESRRKAEQLVHQACEAAAKLPSGGDSLISLAHYVLERNH, from the coding sequence ATGGCCGAAGTGTCGACCGAGACCTTTCGGGAAGTTTCCCAGCGACTCCGACCCGAAATCGACGCGGCTCTGAACCGACTGACGGAGTTCGACCAAGATTGCCCCGAGCGTCTGCGCGAAGCGATTCGCTACAGTCTGCTCGCGCCCGGCAAGCGGTTGCGACCCGTTCTGGCGTTGTTGGCCGCTGAAGCATGCGGTTCTGACCTACAGCGAGCGATCGCTCCGGCATGTGCCGTCGAGATGATCCATGCGTATTCGTTGATCCATGACGACCTGCCGGCGATGGATGACGACGACTTGCGTCGTGGGAGGCCTACGTGTCATCGTCAGTTCGACGAAGCAACGGCAATCCTGGCTGGCGATGCCCTGCTGACGCGAGCCTTCGAGGTTTTAGCCACGGAAATCGTCGACGCCGAACAATCTCGAAGATGCCTTCGCGAATTGACCTATGCAGCCGGTGCCAGCCAACTGGTTGGTGGTCAGGTCGATGACCTCCGGTTTGAGAAACTTGACGGAACGGCCGACGACCTGGCGGCCATTCATCGGCGAAAGACCGGAGCGATGATTACCATTTCGCTTCGTCTGGGCGGAATTGTCGCCGGGGCGGACGAAACGTTGTTGACGCTTCTGACTAAATATGGCGATTGCCTGGGCTTGGCTTTTCAAATCACGGACGACCTGTTGGATGTTCAAGGGGATGAGAAGTCGATGGGCAAACGCGTGGGTAAGGATGCCGACAAAGGCAAAATGACCTTCCCAGGAGTCTGGGGGATTGAAGAAAGCCGCCGAAAAGCGGAACAATTAGTCCATCAGGCATGTGAAGCGGCAGCCAAACTGCCTAGTGGAGGCGACTCCCTCATTTCCCTGGCTCATTACGTGCTGGAAAGGAATCACTGA
- the xseB gene encoding exodeoxyribonuclease VII small subunit: MATKKQSDEQPAPKFEEGLEELQQIVQQLEGGQLGLDAALEKYQRGIEVLKQCHSVLKTTERKIELLSGVDAEGNPVTQPFEDEPLTLDEKAQSRAQRRGSSKKTGGKSSSDIVDDDRKLF; the protein is encoded by the coding sequence TTGGCCACTAAGAAGCAAAGCGACGAACAGCCGGCCCCTAAGTTTGAAGAGGGGCTGGAAGAACTGCAGCAAATTGTCCAGCAGCTAGAAGGGGGACAGTTGGGCCTGGACGCTGCGCTCGAAAAATATCAGCGCGGAATCGAGGTCCTCAAGCAGTGCCACAGTGTTCTGAAAACGACCGAACGTAAGATCGAACTTCTTTCGGGTGTGGATGCGGAAGGAAACCCCGTTACTCAACCCTTTGAGGACGAGCCGTTAACGCTCGACGAGAAGGCCCAATCGCGGGCTCAACGGAGGGGTAGTTCCAAGAAAACTGGGGGTAAATCAAGCTCGGATATCGTGGACGACGATCGCAAGTTGTTCTAA
- the xseA gene encoding exodeoxyribonuclease VII large subunit, with protein sequence MDAETAQWDGPGEKPPVLSVSQLTALIQGTLEMAIPPVWVSGEISNLSQPRSGHVYLTLKDDDAQIRAVLWRNTAAKLPFDLEDGQEVLCFGQLDVYPPRGSYQLVIREMEPRGVGSLQLKLRQLQQKLAAEGLFEADRKRPIPKFPKRIAFVTSPTGAAVRDFLEVMNRRWRNVEVLIIPARVQGEGAAAEIAAGIKRANQLAVKPDVLVVGRGGGSMEDLWCFNEEIVVRAIAESKIPTISAVGHEIDVTLADFAADKRALTPSEAAELAVPSMPEIQDRLNGMQSRLATGLRATYDRAAAKLELLSRNRVFTHPFEIVHDHQCTLDELDAAATRAMLYRLQQAQEALARRAAQLEAMSPLAVLSRGYSVTRTAGEEVLRDPSQVQPGDEIETILEKGRLRSRVL encoded by the coding sequence ATGGACGCCGAAACCGCACAATGGGATGGTCCCGGCGAGAAGCCGCCTGTGTTATCCGTTTCGCAACTGACGGCCCTGATACAGGGGACGCTGGAAATGGCGATACCACCGGTCTGGGTTTCGGGCGAGATCTCGAATCTTTCTCAGCCACGGTCAGGGCACGTCTATCTGACCTTAAAGGACGATGATGCCCAGATCCGGGCTGTCTTGTGGCGCAACACGGCCGCGAAGCTCCCTTTCGACCTGGAAGATGGCCAGGAAGTCTTGTGCTTCGGCCAACTCGACGTCTATCCGCCGCGCGGAAGTTACCAACTGGTGATCCGCGAGATGGAGCCGCGAGGTGTCGGTTCCCTGCAACTCAAGCTGAGGCAACTACAGCAGAAGCTGGCTGCTGAAGGATTATTTGAGGCAGATCGTAAACGCCCGATTCCCAAGTTCCCCAAGCGTATCGCCTTCGTAACGAGCCCTACCGGGGCTGCGGTTCGTGACTTTTTGGAAGTGATGAACCGGCGTTGGCGGAACGTCGAGGTGTTGATCATCCCGGCCCGCGTTCAGGGGGAAGGTGCCGCCGCGGAAATCGCCGCCGGTATTAAACGAGCCAATCAGTTGGCTGTGAAGCCCGACGTGTTGGTTGTAGGGCGCGGTGGTGGCAGCATGGAAGACCTGTGGTGCTTCAACGAAGAGATTGTTGTACGGGCGATTGCCGAGTCTAAAATCCCCACGATCTCAGCCGTTGGGCACGAGATCGACGTCACCCTGGCCGACTTCGCCGCAGACAAGCGGGCATTAACCCCCAGTGAAGCCGCTGAGTTGGCAGTGCCATCGATGCCTGAGATTCAAGATCGCTTAAATGGCATGCAGTCGCGACTGGCGACCGGACTTCGGGCAACCTACGACCGAGCCGCTGCCAAGTTGGAACTCCTTTCCCGCAACCGCGTATTCACTCATCCGTTCGAGATCGTGCACGACCACCAGTGCACGCTCGACGAGCTAGACGCCGCGGCAACCCGGGCCATGCTGTATCGTTTGCAGCAAGCTCAAGAAGCCTTGGCTCGCCGTGCCGCACAGTTGGAAGCCATGTCGCCGCTAGCGGTCCTGTCGCGCGGCTACTCGGTGACGCGGACCGCAGGCGAGGAAGTCTTGCGCGATCCGTCCCAGGTGCAGCCGGGGGACGAAATAGAAACCATCTTGGAAAAAGGACGCCTCCGCAGCCGCGTCCTATGA
- a CDS encoding NPCBM/NEW2 domain-containing protein: MLKTVLAFCLLVITSSTVQADETSVAKSLQSRVKAFHADAPKEELKLRVIYFHAADREPLSDYQDRLHRIVSDIKRFYDTEFTRIGLTDIELPIEMESGKLKLHTVKGLENHDGYDYKSGQKILREITANLKGVIDPEREFLLVLCGLCDKREDGSYFFYSPYYGMGANQTRGICFAADCEMLDTRNYKKTEEWFRYDEHNGKHRRTLGDFNNLYIGGTAHELGHGLSLPHNRELPTEKRKLGTALMGSGNYTFRKELVGGKGSFMTLASATRLMCHPLFTQSNKSRFDRTTIDVSDIEFTSSGKALTVRGKVQSNIEPFAVIGYSDAEGGDNYDAYQWTSEVAPDGTFEVTLDVHKPGNNALRLSFCHVNGATSNASYAFTANQQGEPNIQVLKDNMAIASLEKEMLSGNILQAREFAQRYLQANPQTELKPMFDYVDAFHTNPKLVKLAQVTQNEVFLSDAEATSTKVGYGRPTRNSYVPIKSRQDGGFFLRPGGQFHAHGFYAHAPSRFTFDLNGEWKKFTAVVGMQGGAWGTASAIFIVKGDGKELFRSDKLRTTHVENLDIDVSGIKQLELITETGESNNSGCWSVWGSPKLSR, from the coding sequence ATGCTGAAAACCGTTCTTGCGTTTTGTTTGTTGGTGATCACCAGCAGCACCGTTCAAGCCGACGAAACTTCTGTGGCAAAATCGCTGCAATCACGCGTAAAAGCATTTCATGCGGATGCTCCGAAGGAAGAACTCAAACTGAGGGTCATCTACTTCCATGCGGCCGACCGCGAGCCGCTGTCCGACTACCAGGATCGCCTGCATCGAATCGTTTCCGACATCAAGAGGTTCTATGACACCGAGTTTACCCGGATCGGGCTAACCGACATCGAACTTCCGATCGAGATGGAGTCGGGCAAGCTCAAGCTTCATACCGTGAAGGGCCTGGAAAACCATGATGGCTACGACTACAAGTCGGGGCAAAAGATCCTGCGAGAGATCACGGCCAACCTGAAAGGAGTGATCGACCCGGAGCGAGAATTCCTGCTTGTCCTGTGTGGTTTGTGCGACAAGCGAGAAGACGGATCGTATTTCTTCTACTCGCCTTACTACGGCATGGGAGCCAATCAAACCCGCGGCATCTGCTTTGCCGCCGACTGTGAAATGTTAGACACTCGGAATTACAAGAAGACCGAAGAATGGTTTCGTTACGATGAACACAACGGCAAACACCGCCGCACGCTAGGGGACTTCAACAACCTATACATTGGCGGAACGGCCCATGAGCTCGGTCACGGCCTAAGCTTGCCGCACAACCGAGAGCTTCCTACAGAAAAGCGAAAACTGGGTACGGCCCTGATGGGGTCGGGCAACTACACCTTCCGCAAAGAACTGGTCGGTGGAAAGGGAAGCTTCATGACGCTCGCCAGTGCGACGCGGCTGATGTGCCACCCGCTGTTCACCCAGAGCAACAAATCACGATTCGACCGAACCACAATCGACGTCTCGGATATTGAATTCACCAGTAGTGGCAAGGCCCTTACGGTGCGTGGCAAAGTCCAATCGAATATCGAACCGTTCGCTGTTATTGGCTATAGCGATGCGGAAGGGGGGGACAACTACGACGCTTATCAATGGACTTCCGAAGTCGCTCCTGACGGTACGTTTGAGGTAACGCTCGACGTCCACAAGCCTGGCAACAACGCCCTGCGATTGAGCTTCTGTCACGTCAACGGTGCGACCAGCAACGCAAGCTATGCGTTTACAGCTAATCAGCAAGGTGAACCCAACATCCAGGTCCTGAAAGATAACATGGCGATCGCTTCTCTTGAAAAAGAGATGCTTTCGGGAAACATCCTTCAGGCACGTGAATTCGCCCAGCGATACCTGCAGGCCAACCCGCAGACCGAACTAAAGCCGATGTTCGATTACGTCGATGCATTCCACACTAACCCCAAGCTCGTCAAGCTGGCCCAGGTCACGCAAAACGAAGTCTTCCTCTCCGATGCCGAAGCAACCAGCACCAAGGTCGGCTACGGACGCCCCACGCGAAACAGCTATGTACCGATAAAAAGTCGCCAAGACGGCGGTTTCTTCCTTCGACCAGGCGGACAATTTCACGCCCATGGCTTTTATGCACACGCCCCATCGCGGTTTACCTTCGATCTCAATGGAGAATGGAAGAAATTCACCGCAGTGGTCGGCATGCAAGGTGGTGCCTGGGGAACCGCTTCGGCCATCTTTATCGTGAAAGGGGACGGTAAAGAACTCTTTCGTTCCGACAAGCTGCGAACGACCCATGTCGAAAACCTGGATATTGACGTCTCGGGCATCAAGCAGTTGGAGTTGATCACCGAAACAGGCGAAAGCAACAACAGCGGTTGCTGGTCGGTATGGGGATCGCCAAAGCTTAGCCGCTAA
- a CDS encoding lysophospholipid acyltransferase family protein, whose amino-acid sequence MRKTHPTWIARAGGAALVTMVKSMMSTLDVRAMYVQAQNDPANPFCPRRGIYIFWHEYILIPFALRGHCNLSMLLSRHRDAEWLAHAASIMGFGTVRGSSNWGSIAALKELIKVSRRQHLAITPDGPRGPRREMAQGPIYLASKLQMPIIPMGFGMDRPFRLGTWDKFAVPRPFTRARMIMGQAIEIPRKLSKEDVEFHRVEVERVLNHLTVAAEKWAESHLPGENEVSFFATSTPLDKQKETSAKGRFWLQAAQRDYLVAKPTERVVVEEQAEPTILPFRSAS is encoded by the coding sequence ATGCGAAAAACTCATCCTACTTGGATTGCCCGCGCTGGGGGCGCTGCCCTCGTGACGATGGTCAAATCGATGATGAGTACGCTCGACGTGCGGGCAATGTATGTTCAGGCACAAAACGACCCAGCCAACCCGTTTTGTCCACGGCGTGGCATCTATATTTTTTGGCACGAGTACATCCTGATCCCCTTCGCGCTAAGGGGGCACTGCAATCTCTCGATGCTTTTGAGTCGGCATCGCGACGCCGAGTGGCTGGCCCACGCTGCATCGATCATGGGGTTTGGTACGGTCCGAGGTTCTTCCAATTGGGGAAGTATCGCGGCACTGAAAGAGTTGATCAAAGTTTCGCGCCGTCAGCATCTGGCGATCACACCTGATGGACCACGAGGACCTCGTCGTGAGATGGCGCAGGGACCGATCTATCTCGCCTCGAAGTTGCAGATGCCCATCATCCCGATGGGATTTGGGATGGACCGCCCTTTTCGTCTCGGGACCTGGGACAAGTTCGCCGTGCCCCGCCCTTTCACTCGGGCACGGATGATCATGGGCCAGGCCATCGAGATCCCGCGCAAGCTTTCCAAGGAAGACGTCGAGTTTCACCGTGTGGAAGTCGAACGCGTTTTGAATCACCTGACTGTGGCCGCGGAAAAATGGGCCGAGTCGCACTTGCCCGGTGAAAACGAAGTCTCTTTCTTCGCCACGTCCACGCCGCTCGACAAGCAGAAGGAAACTTCGGCCAAGGGGCGATTCTGGCTCCAGGCAGCGCAGCGTGATTACCTGGTCGCAAAGCCAACCGAACGAGTCGTTGTTGAAGAACAAGCCGAGCCCACGATCTTGCCGTTTCGCTCGGCTTCGTAG
- the dapF gene encoding diaminopimelate epimerase: MSQLRFTKMHGAGNDYVYVNLFEEQLPAPPETLAPLVSDRHFGIGGDGLILITPSEVADARMRMFNADGSEAEMCGNGLRCVAKYVYDHGIAKKDKLSLETGAGVLSVQLETDGNLAKRVTVNMGEPILDAAKIPTTFGETPVVLQRLEAGGREFEVTCVSMGNPHCVIFVDKADDDLVLKIGPQIEKAAQFPARVNVEFIEIISPTEVRQRTWERGSGETLACGTGASAVCVAGVLTGKLERRILNHLLGGDLELHWNESDNHVYMTGPAEEVFSGVWPVPHGVPLYSQLA; encoded by the coding sequence ATGTCGCAACTGCGTTTTACGAAAATGCACGGAGCCGGAAACGACTACGTGTATGTGAATTTGTTTGAAGAACAACTTCCTGCTCCGCCGGAAACGTTGGCACCGTTGGTTTCGGATCGGCATTTCGGAATTGGCGGGGATGGTTTGATCTTGATCACTCCGTCTGAGGTCGCCGATGCTCGGATGCGGATGTTTAACGCGGATGGTTCCGAGGCGGAAATGTGCGGCAACGGTCTTCGCTGCGTGGCGAAGTACGTTTACGACCACGGTATCGCCAAGAAGGACAAGCTTTCCCTCGAAACGGGTGCCGGTGTCCTTTCGGTGCAGCTAGAGACCGACGGCAATCTGGCCAAACGCGTTACCGTGAACATGGGCGAGCCGATCCTTGATGCAGCCAAGATTCCCACAACGTTCGGTGAAACTCCGGTTGTCTTGCAACGTTTGGAAGCTGGCGGACGCGAGTTTGAAGTGACCTGCGTTTCGATGGGCAATCCGCACTGCGTTATCTTCGTCGACAAAGCGGACGACGACCTGGTCTTGAAGATCGGACCCCAGATCGAGAAAGCGGCTCAGTTCCCTGCACGCGTGAATGTTGAGTTCATCGAGATCATCAGTCCGACCGAAGTTCGTCAGCGAACGTGGGAACGCGGCAGCGGTGAAACACTTGCCTGCGGAACCGGGGCCAGTGCCGTTTGTGTCGCCGGCGTGCTGACTGGCAAGCTCGAAAGAAGGATTTTGAATCATCTGCTCGGTGGTGATTTAGAACTGCACTGGAACGAATCGGACAATCACGTTTATATGACGGGGCCTGCCGAAGAAGTCTTCAGCGGAGTCTGGCCAGTCCCGCATGGCGTGCCCCTGTATTCTCAACTCGCCTAA